The nucleotide window AATAAGATTATGTCATTAACAAAACCTGAAAGAAGACAACGTATTAGATTCAGAATCAGAAAAACGATTAGTGGTAGTGCTGCTAAACCGAGACTATCTGTTTTTAGAAGTAACAAAGAAATTTATGCTCAATTAATTGATGATGTAAACGGAGTTACTATATTAGCTGCTTCTTCAAGAGAAAAAGAAATAGGAAAAGGTACGAACATCGAAGTGGCTACAGCAGTTGGAAAACTTGCAGCTGAGAAAGCTTTGAAAGCGGGAATAAGTGAAGTTACTTTCGATAGAGGAGGTTATTTATACCATGGTCGTATTAAATCATTAGCGGAAGGCGCAAGAGCGGCTGGACTTAAATTCTAATATATTATGTCTAAATACAAAAATATTGAGATAGTAAAACCAAGTGGTCTTGAGTTAAAAGATCGTTTGGTGAGTGTAAATCGTGTTACTAAGGTTACAAAAGGAGGTAGAGCTTTCGGCTTTTCTGCTATTGTAGTTGTAGGTGATGAAAACGGAGTTGTAGGTCATGGATTAGGAAAATCTAAAGATGTTTCTGAAGCAATCGCGAAAGCGGTTGAAGATGCAAAGAAAAATTTAGTGAAAATTCCTTTGAATGGTCAATCAGTTCCTCACGAACAAAAAGGTAAATTTGGAGGTGCACGTGTATTCTTAATTCCTGCTTCTCATGGTACAGGAGTTATTGCTGGTGGAGCTGTTCGTTCGGTTCTTGAATCAGTTGGAATCCATGATGTATTGTCTAAATCACAAGGATCTTCAAATCCTCATAACGTGGTTAAAGCAACTTTTGATGCTTTATTACAAATGAGAAGTGCTCATACTGTTGCAAAACAAAGAGGTATTTCTTTAGAGAAAGTTTTTAAAGGTTAATTCAAGGAAATTATGGCTAAATTATTAGTAAAACAAGTTAGAAGTAAAATCAACTGCCCTCTTACTCAAAAAAGAGGTTTGGAAGCTTTAGGTCTACGTAAAATGGGACAAGTTGTAGAGCATGAGTCAAATCCTGCTATCCTTGGGATGATAAATAAAGTTAAACACTTAGTTTCTGTAGAAGAAGCTAAATAACAAATACTGTTATGAATTTAAGTAACTTACAACCTGCTGAGGGTTCTACACACAATCAAAACAAAAGAGTAGGTAGAGGAGAAGGTTCTGGAAAAGGTGGTACTTCTGCAAGAGGACACAAAGGGGCTAAATCTCGTTCTGGTTATTCTAAAAAGATTGGTTTTGAAGGAGGTCAAATGCCACTTCAAAGACGTGTACCTAAGTTTGGTTTCACTAACATCAATCGTAAAGAATACGAAGGTGTTAATCTAGATACTCTTCAATTATTAGTTGATAATGGAGTGATTACTGATACTGTTGATATGACAGTTTTAGTGGCTAATCGTCTAGCTACCAAAAATGAATTGGTTAAGATTTTAGGTAGAGGAGAATTGAAAGCTAAATTAAAAGTAACTGCTCACAAATTCACTGCAACTGCTAAAGCCGCTATCGAAGCTGCTGGTGGAGAAGCTGTAATCATGTAATATTACAATTAAGATGAAGAAATTTATTGAATCAATAAGTAATGTTTGGAAAATAGAAGAATTAAAAAATAGAATTTTAATTACTTTAGGTTTGCTCCTTGTTTATCGTTTTGGAGCTCATGTTACACTTCCTGGAATTGACGCGACTCAATTGACAGGATTAGCTGGGCAAACAAAAAATGGATTAGGATCTATTCTAGACATGTTTACCGGAGGTGCATTTTCTAAAGCGTCAGTTTTTGCTTTAGGGATTATGCCTTATATTTCTGCATCTATTGTAGTGCAACTTATGGGAATTGCGATTCCTTATTTGCAAAAACTTCAGAGTGACGGAGAGAGTGGTAGAAAGAAAATCAATCAAATTACTCGTTGGTTAACTATCGTTATTACCTTAGTTCAAGGACCAACTTATATCTACAATCTTTACAGAACTTTACCTAGTTCGGCTTTTATTTTGGGATTTAACTCTTTTGAATTTTTATTTTCTTCAGTAGTAATCTTGGTTACTGGTACTATTTTTGCCATGTGGTTGGGAGAAAAAATTACTGATAAAGGAATTGGAAATGGTATTTCCCTTTTGATAATGGTTGGTATTTTGGCTAGGTTGCCACAAGCTTTTATTCAAGAATTTACAACAAGAGTTACCAATAATAATGGAGGGCCAATGCTATTGGTTGTTGAAATCATTATTTGGTTGCTTGTGATAATATCTTGCGTGTTACTTGTAATGGCAATAAGAAAAATTCCAGTACAGTATGCACGTCGTACAACATCTGGAGATTTCGAACAAGATATGATGGGAGGTAACAGACAATGGATACCGTTAAAGCTTAATGCAGCTGGTGTAATGCCAATTATATTTGCACAAGCTATTATGTTTATTCCTGCGGCTGTTGCTGGATTGTCAAAATCAGATGCTTCGCAATCTATTGTCGGTGCTTTTAGTAATATGTTTGGATTCTGGTATAATTTTGTTTTCGCAACATTAATTGTTGTGTTCACTTTCTTCTATACTGCAATTACAGTTCCTACTAATAAGATGTCTGATGATTTAAAGAGAAGTGGAGGATTTATACCAGGTATCAGACCAGGTGTTGAAACTTCTGAATATCTTGACAAAGTGATGTCTTTAATAACTTTTCCAGGATCTTTATTTCTTGCTTTGATAGCTGTGTTCCCAGCCATTGTTGTAAGTGTGATGGATGTTCAACAATCTTGGGCAATGTTTTTTGGAGGGACTTCATTGATAATTATGGTTGGAGTAGCAATTGATACTATTCAACAGATTAATTCATACTTGTTGAACAAACATTATGATGGTTTGATGAAAAGTGGTAAAAATAGAAAAGCAGTAGCTTAACTTATGGCAAAACAATCAGCAATAGAACAAGACGGATCAATCATTGAAGCATTGTCTAATGCGATGTTCCGTGTAGAGTTAGAAAATGGACATATTGTGATTGCTCATATTTCTGGAAAAATGCGTATGCATTACATCAAATTATTACCTGGTGATAAAGTGAAACTAGAAATGAGCCCTTACGATTTGTCAAAAGCAAGAATTACTTATAGATATTAAAGCATTCAATATGAAAGTTAGAGCATCAGTAAAAAAGAGAAGTGCCGAGTGCATTATCGTACGTAGAAAAGGAAGATTATACGTAATCAACAAAAAGAATCCTAGATTTAAACAAAGACAAGGATAATTATGGCAAGAATAGCAGGGGTAGATATCCCAAAAAACAAAAGAGGTGTTATTGCACTTACCTACATTTTCGGATTAGGAAAAAGTAGAGCTATTGAGATTTTAGAAAAAGCTCAAGTTAGCCAAGATAAAAAAGTTCAAGATTGGAATGATGACGAAATCGGGGCAATTCGTGAAGCTGTTTCAGCTTTTAAAATTGAAGGTGAATTGCGTTCAGAAATTTCTTTGAACATCAAACGTTTAATGGACATTGGATGTTATAGAGGTATTCGTCACAGATCTGGTCTTCCTTTAAGAGGACAAAGAACTAAAAACAACTCTAGAACAAGAAAAGGTAAAAGAAAAACTGTTGCTAACAAGAAAAAAGCAACTAAATAATAAGTAATATGGCTAAAGCAACAACAAAAAAACGTAAAGTTATCGTTGAATCAACGGGTGAGGCTCATATTTCTGCTACCTTCAATAACATCATCATTTCTTTGACTAACAAAAAAGGTGAAGTTATTTCTTGGTCATCAGCTGGTAAAATGGGTTTTAGAGGTTCTAAAAAGAACACTCCATATGCAGCTCAAATGGCAGCAGAAGATTGTAGTAAAGTAGCTCTTGAGGCTGGACTTAAAAAAGTAAAAGTTTATGTAAAAGGACCAGGAAACGGACGTGAATCTGCTATCCGTTCTATACATAACGGTGGAATTGAAGTTACTGAGATTATCGATGTTACTCCAATGCCTCACAATGGATGTCGTCCTCCTAAAAGACGTAGAGTTTAATACTCAAAAAAACAATTATAGTATAACAAAGGTAGAACATAGATTATCGGAGGATAAGACCTGAATTCATAATCTCTACCTTAAATTTTTTTAAAATGGCAAGATATACTGGTCCAAAAACCAAAATCGCTCGTAAATTTGGCGAGGCAATTTTCGGAGACGATAAAGCTTTCGAAAAAAGAAATTACCCTCCTGGACAACACGGGATGGCTAAAAAAAGAGGAAAAAAATCTGAGTATGCTGTTCAGTTGATGGAAAAGCAAAAAGCTAAATATTCTTATGGTATTTTAGAAAAACAATTCAGAAATTTATTCGAAAAAGCATCAGCTACTAAAGGAGTTACTGGTGAAGTGTTATTACAATTATGCGAAGCAAGATTGGATAATGTTGTTTTTAGAATGGGGATTGCTCCATCTAGAAGAGGTGCACGTCAAATCGTATCTCACAGACACATTACCGTAAATGGTGAGGTTGTAAATATTCCTTCTTACCACCTTAAGCCTGGTGATAAAGTTGCAGTTCGTGAAAAATCTAAATCTTTAGAGGCTATCGAACGTTCTTTATCTAATTCAAGTCATGTTTATGAATGGATTACTTGGAATAATGATCTTAAAGAAGGAACTTTCGTTTCTGTTCCTGCAAGACTTCAAATTCCAGAAAACATTAAAGAACAATTAATCGTAGAGTTGTACAACAAATAATAATTGACTTAGTCGAAATTTATGGCAATATTTAATTTTCAGAAGCCCGATAAAGTTATCATGATCGATTCAACCGATTTTGAAGGTAAATTTGAATTTAGACCTTTAGAACCTGGATACGGATTGACTGTTGGTAATGCACTTAGAAGAGTTTTGCTTTCAGCATTAGAAGGTTATGCAATTACATCTGTTCGTATAGAAGGTGTAGATCATGAGTTTTCTACTATTTCAGGAGTTGTTGAGGATGTTACAGAAATTATCCTTAATCTAAAACAAGTACGTTTCAAACGTCAAATTGAGGATATTGATAATGAATCAGTTACTATTTCTGTTTCTGGTAAAGATCAATTGACAGCTGGAGATTTTCAAAAATTTATCTCAGGTTTCCAAGTTTTGAATCCAGAACTTGTTATCTGTAATTTAGACAGTAAAATCAAACTGAATTTCGATTTAACTATCGAGAAAGGTAGAGGTTATGTTCCTGCTGAAGAGAACAAAAAACAGAATGCTGCAATTGGAACTATTTTTACGGATTCGATTTTTACTCCGGTAAAAAACGTAAAATATGCTATTGAAAACTTCCGTGTTGAGCAAAAAACAGATTATGAAAAATTAGTTTTTGAAATCAAAACTGATGGATCAATTAATCCTAAAGATGCTCTTACTGAAGCGGCAAAAGTTCTAATTCACCATTTCATGTTGTTTTCTGATGAAAGAATTACACTTGAGGCTGACGAAATTGCACAAACAGAGTCTTATGACGAAGAGTCATTACATATGAGACAATTGCTTAAAACTAAGCTTGTTGATATGGATCTTTCTGTTAGAGCCTTAAATTGTTTGAAAGCGGCTGAAGTTGATACACTTGGTGATTTAGTATCGTTCAATAAAAATGACCTAATGAAGTTCCGTAATTTTGGTAAAAAATCTTTAACTGAGCTAGATGAACTAGTTGCTGTTAAGAATTTGACCTTCGGTATGGATTTAGCAAAATACAAACTAGATAAAGAATAATCTAATCCCGTTTAATCGGGGTTAAATTTCATAAAGCAATGAGACACGGAAAAAAATTCAATCACTTAAGCAGACAGACTGCACATAGAAGTTCTATGTTAGCTAATATGGCTTGTTCTCTTATTGAGCACAAACGTATTAACACTACTGTTGCTAAAGCTAAAGCGCTTAAACAATTCGTTGAGCCGCTTATAACAAAATCAAAATCGGATACTACTCACAATCGTCGTATCGTTTTTGCTTACTTACGTAGTAAATATGCAGTAACTGACTTGTTTAGAGATGTTGCAGCGAAAGTAGGTGACCGTCCAGGTGGATACACTCGTATCATTAAAGTTGGAAATCGTTTAGGAGATAATGCTGATATGGCAATGATCGAATTAGTTGATTTTAATGAGCTTTACAACGGAGGTAAAAAAGAAGTTAAAAAAGCAAAAAGCCGTCGTGGTGGAAAAGCTAAAAAAGCTGAAGGAGTTGTTGAAGCTCCAGCTGCTGAGGCTGAACCTACAACAGACGCCGCTGAATAATTATGAAGATAATCATTCGATAATAATAAAGGATAAGCTATTTATAGTTTATCCTTTTTTTTTGATTTTTTTAAAAGTAACTATCAACAATCATTGTTTGTTTTAATTGTTGATTAGTAATTGAAATGGTGATTTTTTAAACTGTTTTTTTAAGAATATCTTATTTTATCTTTTTCAAACATTTTAGTGTCATTTTGTTACTGACTATTGTTGGGTTTCAAATAGACTGAATTATTCGTAGAAAAACATTGCGTCCACTGTTTTAAAAATCTAAATTTGCACAATATTAAATTACACATGAAATATACAACACGAAAAAGCGCTATTCTTCTATTAAGTGACGGAACCATATTCCACGGTAAATCAATCGGTATAAGTGGGAAAACTTTTGGTGAAGTTTGTTTTAACACCGGTATGACTGGTTATCAAGAGATTTTTACAGATCCTTCATATTTTGGACAATTAATGGTTGCTACGAATGCCCACATTGGTAACTATGGGGTAAATGATAAGGAAGTTGAATCAGGGAGTATCAAAATTGCCGGATTAATTTGTAAAAACTTTAGTTTTAATTATTCAAGAACTGATTCATCAGGAAGTTTGGAAGATTATTTTGCAAAGCAAAATTTAATTTGCATATCTGATGTAGATACACGTGCATTGGTGAGTTATATTCGTGATAATGGTGCGATGAATGCTGTTATTTGTACAGATGATACGCCTGTTGAAGAGTTGAAAAAACTATTGGCTGAAGTTCCGGATATGGAAGGCTTAGAGTTGGCTTCGAAAGTTTCGACAACTGAGCCTTATTTTTATGGAGATGAAAATGCTACTTACAAGATTTCAGCTTTAGATTTAGGAATTAAAGAGAATATTCTACGCAACTTAGCGAAAAGAGATTGTTACATTAAGGTTTTTCCTTATAATGCAACTTACGCAGATTTAGCTTCGTTTAATCCTGATGGTTTCTTCCTTTCGAATGGTCCTGGAGATCCGGATCCTTTGGAAAGCGCAATAAATGTTGCTAAAGAAATTATTCAAAATAATAAGCCATTATTCGGTATTTGTTTAGGGCACCAAGTTATTGCTTTGGCAAACGGAGTTTCTACATATAAAATGTTTAATGGTCACCGTGGAATTAATCATCCGGTAAAAAATATAATCACAGGTAAAGGCGAGATTACTTCTCAAAACCACGGATTTGCTGTAAACAAAGAGCAATTGGATAATCATCCAGAATTAGAAATTACACATTTGCATTTAAATGACGGTACTGTGGCAGGTATGAGAATGAAAAATAAAAATTGTTTTTCAGTGCAATATCACCCTGAAGCAAGTCCAGGACCACATGATTCTTCTTATCTTTTTGATCAGTTTATCGAAAATATTAAATCTGCATAAGACTAAAACGTTATCGTTAATAAATATAAGTATATTAACGGTTTTGTAATAAAGACTTGTAATTTTTTTTGCTTAATTTTGGTGAAAATATAAATTAATAACATAAAAAATAAGAATAATGAGTATTATCGTTAAAATCCACGCTAGACAAATTTTCGACTCAAGAGGTAATCCTACAGTAGAAGTTGATGTAATTACTGAGAATGGAATATTAGGAAGAGCAGCTGTTCCTTCTGGAGCTTCTACAGGAGCGCACGAAGCGCACGAGTTACGCGATGGAGGAAAAGCTTTCATGGGTAAAGGTGTTTTGAAAGCGGTTGAAAATGTAAATACAAAAATTGCTGAAGAATTAGTTGGTACTTCTGTTTTTGAACAAAATCTTATCGATCAAATGATGATTGATTTAGATGGTACTGCAACTAAATCTAACTTAGGGGCTAATGCAATTTTAGGAGTTTCTTTGGCGGTAGCTAAAGCAGCAGCTGAAGAATTAGGATTGCCTTTATACAGATATGTTGGTGGTGTTTCTGCAAATACTTTGCCTTTGCCAATGATGAATATCATCAATGGGGGATCACACTCTGATGCACCTATCGCTTTCCAAGAGTTTATGATTATGCCGGTTAAGGCTACTTCTTTTGCTCATGCTTTACAAATGGGTACAGAGGTTTTCCATAACCTTAAAAAAGTTCTACACGATAGAAATCTTTCTACTGCTGTTGGTGATGAAGGAGGTTTTGCTCCAACATTGGCTGGTGGTACAGAAGATGCTTTAGATACAATCAAAAAAGCTGTTGAAGCTGCTGGTTATTCTTTCGGGGATGATATTGTTGTGGCTCTTGACTGCGCTTCTTCTGAGTTCTACAAAGACGGTAAATATGACTATTCTAAATTTGAAGGTCCAGCTGGAAAAATCAGAACTTCTGCTGAACAAGTTGATTATCTAGCTGAATTGGCTACTAAATACCCAATTATTTCTATCGAGGATGGAATGGATGAAAATGACTGGGATGGATGGAAATTATTGACTGAAAAAATAGGTGATAGAGTTCAATTAGTTGGAGATGATTTATTTGTAACAAATGTTGAGCGTTTGTCAACTGGTATCGATAAAGGAATCGCTAATTCTATTTTGATTAAAGTTAACCAAATCGGTACTTTAACTGAAACTATTGCTGCTGTAAATATGGCTAAAAATGCTGGTTATACATCTGTAATGTCTCACCGTTCTGGAGAAACTGAAGATTATACAATCGCTGACTTAGCAGTAGCTTTAAATTGTGGTCAAATCAAAACTGGATCAGCTTCTCGTTCTGACCGTATGGCTAAATATAATCAATTATTGAGAATTGAAGAGGAATTAGGGAATTCTGCATATTTTCCTGGAAAAAAGGCCTTCAAAGTGAAGTAATTGTAATGAATTTATAGTAATTGAGCCATTCATCGACGATGAATGGCTTTTTTATTGAATATTTAACAAATTCGGTGAGCATTTAGTTTTTAATTTCTTTGGAATTCCTTAGTTTTGGTAAATTATAAACTTAATCCTATTTCATAAATAAATATGTCAAAAATAGCAATATTAGAAATTGACGGTAATAAGTTTGAGCTACCAATAATTGTTGGGAGCGAAAATGAAGCCGCTGTAGATATTAGTAAACTAAGAGATATGTCGGGTGTAATTACCCTTGATCCTGGTTATAAAAACTCTGGAGCTTGTAAAAGCGAAATCACCTTTTTGGATGGTGAACTTGGAATTTTGCGTTATAGAGGATATTCAATTGAGGATTTAGCTGATAAATCTCATTTTTTAGAGGTGGCTTATTTAATAATTTTTGGAGAATTGCCTTCTAATGAGAAATTAGAACAATTTGAAAATGATATCAGAAGATTCACTTTAGTGAGTGAAGATATGAAAATCATTTTGGATGGTTTCCCAAGTACTGCCCACCCAATGGGAGTTTTGTCTGCTTTGACTAGTGCTTTGACAGCTTTTAACCCTAAATCTGTTGATGTCAATAACGAAAAAGACATGTATGATGCGGTTTGTAAAACTCTTGCTAAATTTTTAGTTATTGCTACCTGGACTTATAGAAAAAGAATGGGGTTCCCTTTGAATTATTATGATAATACTTTGGGTTATGTGGAGAATTTCATGAATTTGATGTTTAAGTTGCCTACAGGACCTTACAAATTAAATCCGGTGATTATTGATGCATTAGATAAATTATTTATTCTTCATGCTGATCACGAGCAAAATTGTTCGACATCTACTGTTAGAATGGTAGGTTCTTCACATGCTGGACTTTTTGCATCTATATCTGCTGGAGTTTCTGCGTTATGGGGACCTTTACATGGAGGTGCTAATCAAGCTGTACTTGAGATGTTGGAAGAAATTCATGCTGCAGGTGGTGATGCTGATAAATATTTGGCGAAAGCTAAAGATAAAAATGATCCTTTTAGATTGATGGGATTCGGACATAGAGTTTACAAAAACTTTGATCCAAGAGCAAAAATTATCAAAAAAGCTGCAGATGATGTGCTTTCTACTTTGGGAGTTAATGACCCGATTCTTGATATTGCTAAAAAATTGGAAGCTGCTGCGTTGGAAGATGAGTATTTCAAATCAAGAAACTTATACCCTAACGTAGATTTCTATTCTGGTATTATTTATAGAGCTTTAGGGATTCCAACGGATATGTTTACTGTATTATTTGCAATTGGAAGATTACCAGGTTGGATTGCTCAATGGAAGGAAATGAGAGAAAACAAAGAGCCAATTGGAAGACCAAGACAAGTTTACACAGGTTATCCTTTGAGAGAATATGTTAAGGAATAAATTTTAAATAGATTAAATAAAGCTTCACTTTTGCGGTGAAGCTTTTTTTTTATCTTTGAATAAAAAAATATAACAATGCTTAGATTAAATGTTAATAATGAAACTTCAAGATTAAGGGCTGTAGTATTGGGATCTGCTAATAGTAATGGGCCAACACCAAAGATAGATGAAGCTTATGATCCTAAATCTTTGGAGCATATTTTGGCCAATACTTATCCAGTTGAGGCCGATATGATTGCTGAAATGGAAGCCTTAAATTCAGTGTTTCGAAAATATGGAGTGACTGTTTTCCGTCCTGAAATAATTGAAAACTATAATCAAATTTTTGTTAGGGATATTGGTTTTGTAATTGATGATACTTTTGTTAAATCTAATATTTTACCGGACCGTGAAAGGGAATTGGACGCGATTCAATATGTAATCGACCAAATAAATCCTGCGAAAGTCGTTCGCCCTCCAGAAGAAGTACATATTGAAGGAGGAGATGTGATGCTTTGGAATGATTATATTTTTGTTGGAACATACAAAGGAAGCGATTATGCGAGCTATATTACGGCAAGAACTAATATGCAAGGAGTCAAATTTATAAAAGAGTTATTTCCAAATAAAATTGTAAAAGAGTTTGATTTGGTTAAATCTAAAATTGAGGCTCGCGATAACGCTTTGCATCTTGATTGTTGTTTCCAGCCTGTGGGAAAAGACAAAGGGATAATTTATAAAAGAGGGTTTAGAGAAGAAGCTGATTATATGTTTTTGGTAAATCTTTTTGGTGCAGCCAATTTATTTCATATCACGAGAGAAGAAATGTATAATATGAATTCCAATGTGTTTTCGATTGATACAAATGTTGTTGTTTCCGAAAAGAATTTTACAAGATTAAATAACTGGCTACGAGGCAATGGATTTTTGGTAGAAGAAATTCCTTATGCCGAAATTTCAAAACAAGAAGGTTTGTTACGATGTTCGACATTGCCATTAATTAGGGATTAATAGATCTTTTGGGTTTTATTGTTTAACTTTAACCAAAATGATTTTTTAAATATAATACCATAAAAACATGAAACAAACAACAAACTCCATTTTGATGATTCGCCCTGTCGCATTCCGCATGAATGAGCAAACAGCGGTGAATAATTATTATCAAAAAGTTATTGAAGGTCTTTTGCCGGCAACTGTAAATGCAAAAGCACAACAGGAATTTGATGTTTTTGTTGAAAAGCTTCGCTCAGTGGGGGTAGATGTAACCGTGATCGATGATAGAGAAGGTTCGGATACGCCGGACAGTATTTTTCCAAACAATTGGATTTCTTTTCATGAAAATGGAGACGTAGCGCTTTATCCTATGTTTGCCGAGAATCGCCGTTTAGAACGTCGTGAAGACATTTTGGATACCTTGGAAGAAAAAGGATTTATAATCGATAATATTATGGATTATACTTCTGCAGAAGAAGACGGTTTTTTCTTAGAAGGAACGGGAAGTTTGGTTTTGGACAGGGAGAATGCAAAGGCTTATTGTGCGCTTTCCCCGCGGGCTGATGAAGAATTGTTTATCGAATTCTGCGAAGATTTTGAATTTACTCCTGTGATTTTTGAAGCCTTTCATACGGTTAACGGCGAGCGAAAATTAATTTATCATACCAATGTGATGATGTGTATTGGAGATACTTTTGCTGTTATTTGTGCGGATTGTATCGATGATAAAAAAGAACGTAAAATGGTTCTTGAAAGCCTTAAAGGTGATGAGAAAGATATTATTTTGATTACCGAAGACCAGCTGAATAATTTTGCCGGAAATATGCTAGAAGTAAGTGGTACCGATGATAGAAGGTATTTGGTAATGAGTGCTTCGGCTTATCAAAGTTTGACCAAAAAGCAAATTACACAGTTAGAGGAACACGTTACCATATTGAGTTCCAGTCTGGATACCATAGAGGCTTGCGGTGGTGGAAGTGCACGTTGCATGATGGCAGAGATTTTCCTGCCGACGGAATAAATAAGGAGAGAAACAATCGGTCTTATCAAAAGGCATGGGTTCCTGCTGTCGCCTTTATCTCTACGAGGATACCGGCTCCATCAGGGCTAAAAACGAAACACTAGGCATTTTTGCCGTCACTTATAAAAAATCCAAATTCCGAATGCTTACGTAATCGAAATTTGGATTTTTTGATTTTAAAACTTAAAAATTTCCTTTAATGATGTTGATTATAGCGCTTACGATGTATTGAATACCAATCGCAACAACAATAAAACCTACAATTCTTGAAATAGCAACAATACCTGAAGCTCCAAGCATTTGAGCTAGATAATGTGCACTTCTAAGAATTATAAAAATGGTAAATGCAATTGCTAATATGGCTATTGTAGCAGTAATCAGTTCATTGGTGGCGTTGTGTTCCTGATAAAACGCAATTAATAGGGAAATGGAACCTGGGCCTGCAAGCATTGGCATTGCCAAAGGTGTTAGGGCAATATCGTTTCTTTTTTGAGCATCGCTTTCTATCTTTTTATTGATTCCTCGCTTTTTATTGAATTTTCCCGAAAGCAAAGAAAAACCGGAACTAACAATAATTAACCCTCCCGCAATCCTTAGCGAATCAATACTAATGCCAAAAAAGCTTAAAACATATTTTCCAATAAAGAATGAAATGATTAGGATTAAAAAAACATTGATTGAAGTCCATAATGAAATTCTAGAGCATTCTTGTTTGGAGTCACCTTGAGTAAGTCCAACAAAAATTGGTACTGTTCCAATTGGATTTAGTACAGAAAATAAAGCTACAAACAAGTAAATAAATAAATCCATTAGGGTTTCAGTTTTGGTTGTAAAATTACGAATTTATGTATAAATAAGTTTAAATACGCATTACGGAATTGTTTATTTCAAAAAATGACAAGTAAAAATCAGAATTATTTAAAAACGAATAGTGCTTGGATTTGTTTCTCTCTTTGAACAATGATTTAGTTAGCTGCTTTTTAATTACTTTTGTGTCATATATCGATTAAAATGACAAAGAATAAAAAAACTTTGGTAATAGGTGGATCACCAAACCCTGAAAGAGTAGCTTTTAAGGCAATCGAAAAGCTGGTTGCCAAAGGGCATTCAGTTATTGTTTTTGGAAAAAATGAGGGGGAAATAGCAGATGTTAAAATAAATACCCATGTGATTCCTGTTGAAAATATAGACACTGTTTCATTATATATAAATCCAACACATCAAAGTGAATATTATAAATACATAATCGATCTTAAGCCGAATCGTGTTTTGTTTAGCCCGGGGACTGAAAATCCAGAGTTTTATCAATTGTTGAAATTGAACGATATAAGATATGAAGAAGCTTGTACATTGG belongs to Flavobacterium aquiphilum and includes:
- a CDS encoding MarC family NAAT transporter; the encoded protein is MDLFIYLFVALFSVLNPIGTVPIFVGLTQGDSKQECSRISLWTSINVFLILIISFFIGKYVLSFFGISIDSLRIAGGLIIVSSGFSLLSGKFNKKRGINKKIESDAQKRNDIALTPLAMPMLAGPGSISLLIAFYQEHNATNELITATIAILAIAFTIFIILRSAHYLAQMLGASGIVAISRIVGFIVVAIGIQYIVSAIINIIKGNF
- a CDS encoding dimethylarginine dimethylaminohydrolase family protein; this translates as MLRLNVNNETSRLRAVVLGSANSNGPTPKIDEAYDPKSLEHILANTYPVEADMIAEMEALNSVFRKYGVTVFRPEIIENYNQIFVRDIGFVIDDTFVKSNILPDRERELDAIQYVIDQINPAKVVRPPEEVHIEGGDVMLWNDYIFVGTYKGSDYASYITARTNMQGVKFIKELFPNKIVKEFDLVKSKIEARDNALHLDCCFQPVGKDKGIIYKRGFREEADYMFLVNLFGAANLFHITREEMYNMNSNVFSIDTNVVVSEKNFTRLNNWLRGNGFLVEEIPYAEISKQEGLLRCSTLPLIRD
- a CDS encoding CoA-binding protein — protein: MTKNKKTLVIGGSPNPERVAFKAIEKLVAKGHSVIVFGKNEGEIADVKINTHVIPVENIDTVSLYINPTHQSEYYKYIIDLKPNRVLFSPGTENPEFYQLLKLNDIRYEEACTLVLLTLNEY
- the ctlX gene encoding citrulline utilization hydrolase CtlX, which gives rise to MKQTTNSILMIRPVAFRMNEQTAVNNYYQKVIEGLLPATVNAKAQQEFDVFVEKLRSVGVDVTVIDDREGSDTPDSIFPNNWISFHENGDVALYPMFAENRRLERREDILDTLEEKGFIIDNIMDYTSAEEDGFFLEGTGSLVLDRENAKAYCALSPRADEELFIEFCEDFEFTPVIFEAFHTVNGERKLIYHTNVMMCIGDTFAVICADCIDDKKERKMVLESLKGDEKDIILITEDQLNNFAGNMLEVSGTDDRRYLVMSASAYQSLTKKQITQLEEHVTILSSSLDTIEACGGGSARCMMAEIFLPTE